A stretch of the Streptomyces sp. NBC_00078 genome encodes the following:
- a CDS encoding serine/threonine-protein kinase yields MNEQPHRSYAVPVPKGYRVGAWEVRAPLASGAFSTVYAARHTGDEEPELPREAALKFLPTGTRTPRQLRHLRELAEREVELLEKLRAPRLIRMYDTLTVDDPDHPELDGATVLVLERAEGSLDAVLEHTPRPEAGPALLAQICEGLHQLHHAGWVHGDLKPANVLLLKDVSVRLADFNMAAELQGTHAYAPAFATPDYTPPELLWPEIDERGARIRPSADIWAFGVLAHVVLTGTFPLPGGTTEARCDAATRYARGTEELRLSPELPDAWREIVRDCLGPTHADRIGTEALLRRAEQAAGSARSARLPRLRPRRWRRPVLVAALAAVALGTATTVTYTLRDEAPAAAAAPTCEKPTVYEDTKNGRGYTAGWSSTWDFTVKQGEGGSQVRELQCLLRHLHGITEVGEVDGGFGPLTKAAVVAFQKRAELDADGIVGPKTWQALRQGPDGVKG; encoded by the coding sequence GTGAACGAGCAACCCCACAGGTCGTACGCGGTTCCCGTGCCGAAGGGCTACCGAGTCGGCGCCTGGGAGGTCCGCGCGCCCCTCGCGTCCGGCGCGTTCTCCACCGTCTACGCGGCCAGGCACACCGGCGACGAGGAGCCGGAGCTTCCCCGCGAGGCGGCGCTGAAGTTCCTGCCCACCGGCACCCGCACCCCGCGACAGCTGCGCCATCTGCGCGAACTGGCCGAGCGCGAGGTGGAGCTGCTGGAGAAACTGCGCGCACCGCGCCTGATCCGGATGTACGACACGCTCACGGTCGACGACCCGGACCACCCCGAACTCGACGGCGCCACCGTCCTCGTACTGGAGCGGGCCGAGGGCTCCCTGGACGCCGTACTGGAGCACACGCCGAGGCCGGAGGCGGGGCCTGCCCTGCTCGCCCAGATCTGCGAGGGCCTGCACCAGCTGCACCACGCCGGCTGGGTGCACGGCGACCTCAAGCCGGCCAACGTGCTGCTGCTGAAGGACGTTTCGGTGCGGCTCGCCGACTTCAACATGGCCGCGGAGCTGCAGGGCACCCACGCCTACGCGCCGGCGTTCGCCACGCCGGACTACACGCCGCCGGAGCTGCTCTGGCCCGAGATCGACGAGCGGGGCGCCCGGATCCGGCCCTCCGCCGACATCTGGGCCTTCGGCGTCCTCGCGCACGTCGTGCTGACGGGGACGTTCCCGCTGCCGGGAGGCACCACGGAAGCCCGCTGCGACGCGGCGACGCGCTATGCGCGGGGCACCGAGGAACTGCGTCTGTCGCCCGAACTCCCGGACGCCTGGCGGGAGATCGTGCGGGACTGCCTGGGCCCTACGCACGCCGACCGGATCGGCACCGAGGCCCTGCTGCGCCGCGCGGAACAGGCTGCGGGCAGCGCCCGCTCGGCCCGCCTGCCCCGCCTGCGGCCGCGGCGGTGGCGACGGCCGGTCCTGGTCGCGGCGCTCGCGGCGGTGGCCCTGGGCACGGCTACGACGGTGACGTACACCCTGCGCGACGAGGCCCCGGCAGCCGCCGCGGCGCCCACCTGTGAGAAGCCCACGGTGTACGAGGACACCAAGAACGGCCGCGGCTACACGGCGGGCTGGAGCAGCACCTGGGACTTCACCGTCAAGCAGGGCGAGGGCGGCAGCCAGGTCAGAGAGCTCCAGTGCCTGCTCAGGCACCTGCACGGGATCACCGAAGTCGGTGAGGTGGACGGCGGCTTCGGTCCCCTGACCAAGGCTGCCGTCGTCGCCTTCCAGAAGCGGGCGGAGCTGGACGCGGACGGGATCGTGGGCCCGAAGACCTGGCAGGCGCTGCGGCAAGGACCTGACGGGGTGAAGGGCTGA
- a CDS encoding FHA domain-containing protein: MYSVIVVPPMCGSSDGQLRIAAGEQLTFGRAGTDGSLTIDHQGVPRVAGSITAHRNFWLLSNLSEDQTYVVENPEGAGEHIKIAPGRLDAPVPFEFSRVVLPAAGDLLAFDVWAPRHAFRSVERHGLSGALTTPAFALDRTKRYFAVLAALCEPRLRGEPHAPLPAVEQLVDRLRSVWPTVSRSAVYWNIDYLAVKLRLRPGPDMAEPGLRVNGKKESLVSLALRFDLIREDDLAVLAPAPLPPTSEVAR, translated from the coding sequence ATGTACAGCGTCATCGTCGTACCACCGATGTGCGGCAGCTCGGACGGGCAGCTCAGGATCGCCGCGGGCGAACAGCTGACGTTCGGCAGGGCCGGGACGGACGGCAGTCTCACCATCGACCACCAGGGGGTTCCCCGGGTCGCCGGGTCGATCACGGCCCACCGGAACTTCTGGCTGCTGAGCAATCTCAGCGAGGACCAGACCTACGTCGTGGAGAACCCGGAGGGCGCGGGCGAACACATCAAGATCGCGCCGGGCCGCCTGGACGCGCCCGTGCCGTTCGAGTTCTCGCGGGTGGTGCTGCCCGCCGCGGGCGATCTGCTCGCCTTCGACGTCTGGGCGCCACGCCACGCCTTCCGCAGCGTCGAGCGCCACGGGCTCTCCGGGGCCCTCACCACGCCGGCGTTCGCCCTGGACCGCACCAAGCGCTACTTCGCGGTCCTGGCCGCCCTGTGCGAACCCCGGCTGCGCGGCGAGCCGCACGCTCCGCTGCCCGCCGTGGAGCAACTGGTGGACCGCCTGCGGTCCGTCTGGCCCACGGTCAGCCGCTCCGCCGTGTACTGGAACATCGACTACCTGGCCGTCAAGCTGCGGCTGAGGCCCGGCCCGGACATGGCGGAACCGGGCCTGCGCGTCAACGGCAAGAAGGAGTCGCTGGTGTCTCTGGCGCTCCGCTTCGACCTCATCCGCGAGGACGACCTCGCGGTGCTCGCCCCGGCCCCGCTTCCGCCAACGAGCGAGGTGGCCCGGTGA
- a CDS encoding protein kinase, protein MTEPYAVPVPKGYRVGVWEVREPIATGAFGSVYEARRTADVAGEELPRTTALKFLPTGTGTPRQLTHLRELVEREVALHRRLRRPRLIRMYETLTVDDPSRPALDGATVLVLERAERSLSAQLSATPRPAAGPALLAQICEGLAQLHRAGWVHGDLKPANVLLMKDGSVRLADFNMAAELEGTHAYTPAFSTPDYTPPELLWSEIGARGRQIRPSADVWAFGVLAHLVLTGSFPLPGGTPTARRDAAAAYARGTDELRLSPELPDAWREIVRDCLSRTHADRVGTDALLRRVEEAAGTGRPPRLPRLLLSRRRRSAVALGSAVATVAVAALGYGISNWADSGPDDGKAVAGAAAYGASELRTDKGVPVRYRHLIVDSAHDCLQREVSPVLIAAMLKVESDFDPNLSDPSVDGGEYGIARWTPGVLRWWIRPDGVPASATPTPPLSPSVSIPAMGRYLCYMEPLLNTSLPGDRRVLLAAAYRTSYKKVNAAGGVPPQYRAYCARVAHYLKEYAPPGKK, encoded by the coding sequence GTGACCGAGCCGTACGCCGTGCCGGTGCCCAAGGGGTACCGGGTGGGCGTCTGGGAGGTACGGGAGCCGATCGCGACCGGCGCCTTCGGGAGCGTGTACGAGGCGCGGCGCACGGCCGACGTGGCCGGCGAGGAGCTGCCCCGCACGACCGCCCTGAAGTTCCTGCCCACCGGCACGGGCACCCCGCGCCAACTGACCCATCTGCGCGAACTCGTCGAGCGCGAGGTCGCGTTGCACCGCAGACTCAGACGTCCGCGCCTCATCCGGATGTACGAGACCCTCACCGTCGACGACCCGTCCCGCCCCGCCCTCGACGGCGCCACCGTCCTCGTACTGGAGAGGGCGGAACGCTCCCTGTCCGCCCAGCTCTCGGCCACGCCCCGCCCGGCCGCGGGGCCCGCGCTGCTCGCGCAGATCTGCGAGGGGCTGGCCCAGCTGCACCGCGCCGGCTGGGTGCACGGCGACCTGAAACCGGCCAACGTGCTGCTGATGAAGGACGGTTCGGTACGGCTGGCGGACTTCAACATGGCCGCGGAGCTGGAGGGCACCCACGCGTACACGCCCGCGTTCTCCACCCCCGACTACACGCCGCCCGAGCTGCTGTGGTCGGAGATCGGCGCACGCGGCCGCCAGATCCGGCCCTCCGCCGACGTCTGGGCGTTCGGTGTCCTCGCCCACCTCGTCCTCACCGGCTCCTTCCCGCTGCCCGGCGGCACCCCGACCGCCCGCCGCGACGCGGCCGCCGCCTACGCGCGCGGCACCGACGAGCTGCGTCTGTCCCCCGAACTCCCGGACGCCTGGCGGGAGATCGTGCGGGACTGCCTGTCCCGTACGCACGCGGACCGCGTCGGCACCGACGCGCTGCTGCGCCGGGTCGAGGAGGCGGCCGGCACGGGACGCCCGCCCCGGCTGCCCAGGCTGCTGCTGTCCCGCCGGCGCCGCTCCGCGGTGGCACTGGGATCGGCGGTGGCGACGGTGGCCGTGGCGGCACTCGGTTACGGCATCAGCAACTGGGCCGACTCGGGGCCGGACGACGGCAAGGCGGTCGCGGGAGCCGCCGCCTACGGCGCCTCCGAACTCCGAACGGACAAGGGCGTCCCGGTGCGGTACCGCCACCTCATCGTCGACTCGGCCCACGACTGCCTTCAGCGGGAGGTCTCCCCGGTGCTCATCGCGGCGATGCTGAAGGTGGAGAGCGACTTCGACCCGAACCTCTCCGACCCGTCCGTGGACGGCGGCGAATACGGCATCGCCCGCTGGACCCCCGGTGTGCTGCGCTGGTGGATCCGCCCGGACGGTGTGCCCGCCTCGGCGACCCCGACGCCGCCCCTGTCGCCCTCGGTGTCCATCCCGGCCATGGGCCGCTACCTGTGCTACATGGAACCGCTGCTGAACACCTCCCTGCCGGGGGACCGCCGCGTGCTGCTCGCCGCCGCCTACCGGACCTCGTACAAGAAGGTGAACGCCGCGGGCGGTGTTCCCCCGCAGTACCGCGCCTACTGCGCCCGCGTCGCTCACTACCTCAAGGAGTACGCGCCTCCCGGCAAGAAGTGA
- a CDS encoding FHA domain-containing protein, with product MYSIIVVPPPTTEDERKRNQFRLAPGERLTFGRSADDVDVTIPHDGVSRRAGEITAQGAFWILSNLSRVQTYVVENPEGAGEHIKVGPGRLDAPVPFEFSRIVLPAAGDLLAVEVWAPRHDYLHSDGGFDGATTAPAFAVDRTKRYFAVLAALCEPRLRGEPHAALPTVDQVVDRLRPNWPAASRTSVQWNIDYLAVKLRLKPGPDEADTGPRLNGKKESLVSLALRFDLVREDDLAVLAAPSSGRPGR from the coding sequence TTGTACAGCATCATCGTGGTACCTCCGCCGACCACGGAGGACGAGCGAAAACGCAACCAGTTCCGGCTCGCACCTGGCGAGCGGCTGACCTTCGGGCGTTCGGCGGACGACGTCGACGTGACGATCCCGCACGACGGGGTGTCCCGCCGCGCCGGCGAGATCACCGCACAGGGCGCCTTCTGGATACTGAGCAACCTCAGCCGCGTGCAGACGTACGTCGTGGAGAACCCGGAGGGCGCGGGCGAGCACATCAAGGTCGGGCCGGGCCGTCTCGACGCACCGGTCCCCTTCGAGTTCTCGCGGATCGTGCTGCCCGCCGCGGGTGACCTGCTGGCGGTCGAGGTGTGGGCGCCGCGCCACGACTACCTCCACTCCGACGGCGGATTCGACGGCGCGACCACCGCCCCCGCCTTCGCCGTCGACCGCACCAAGCGCTACTTCGCGGTCCTCGCCGCCCTGTGCGAACCCCGCCTGAGGGGCGAACCGCATGCCGCGCTGCCGACGGTGGACCAGGTCGTGGACCGGCTGCGCCCGAACTGGCCGGCCGCGTCCCGCACTTCGGTGCAGTGGAACATCGACTACCTCGCGGTGAAGCTGCGCCTGAAGCCCGGCCCGGACGAAGCCGACACCGGCCCGCGCCTCAACGGCAAGAAGGAGTCGCTGGTCTCGCTCGCGCTCCGCTTCGACCTCGTCCGGGAGGACGACCTGGCCGTCCTGGCCGCCCCGTCCTCCGGCCGGCCGGGCCGGTGA
- a CDS encoding bifunctional methylenetetrahydrofolate dehydrogenase/methenyltetrahydrofolate cyclohydrolase has protein sequence MTAQILDGKATAAAIKSDLTARVAALKEKGVTPGLGTILVGNDPGSQKYVAGKHRDCAQVGIASIQRELPETATQEEIEAVVRELNEDPACTGYIVQLPLPRGIDENRILELMDPDKDADGLHPMNLGRLVLNEPAPLPCTPNGVLTLLRRYGVEIKGAEVVVVGRGVTIGRPMPLLLTRRSENATVTQCHTGTRDLASHLKRADIIVAAAGSAHLIRPEDVKPGAAVLDVGVSRSAEGKIVGDVHPGVAEVAGWISPNPGGVGPMTRAQLLVNVVEAAERSAG, from the coding sequence ATGACCGCCCAGATTCTCGATGGCAAGGCCACCGCAGCCGCGATCAAGTCCGATCTGACCGCCCGCGTGGCGGCGCTGAAGGAGAAGGGCGTCACGCCCGGCCTCGGCACGATCCTCGTCGGTAACGACCCCGGCAGCCAGAAGTACGTCGCCGGCAAGCACCGCGACTGTGCGCAGGTCGGCATCGCCTCGATCCAGCGCGAACTGCCGGAGACTGCGACGCAGGAGGAGATCGAGGCCGTCGTACGGGAGCTGAACGAGGACCCGGCCTGCACCGGTTACATCGTCCAGCTGCCGCTGCCCAGGGGCATCGACGAGAACCGGATCCTGGAGCTCATGGACCCGGACAAGGACGCCGACGGCCTGCACCCGATGAACCTGGGCCGTCTGGTCCTCAACGAGCCCGCCCCGCTGCCCTGCACCCCCAACGGTGTCCTCACCCTGCTGCGCCGCTACGGCGTCGAGATCAAGGGCGCCGAGGTCGTGGTCGTAGGCCGCGGTGTCACCATCGGCCGCCCGATGCCGCTGCTGCTCACCCGCCGCAGCGAGAACGCGACTGTGACCCAGTGCCACACCGGCACCCGCGACCTCGCCTCCCACCTCAAGCGCGCGGACATCATCGTCGCGGCGGCGGGCTCGGCCCATCTGATCCGGCCCGAGGACGTCAAGCCGGGCGCGGCCGTCCTCGACGTCGGTGTCTCGCGCAGTGCCGAGGGCAAGATCGTGGGCGACGTCCACCCGGGCGTCGCCGAGGTGGCCGGCTGGATCTCGCCGAACCCGGGCGGTGTCGGCCCGATGACCCGTGCGCAGCTGCTCGTCAACGTGGTCGAGGCGGCGGAGCGCAGTGCCGGCTGA
- a CDS encoding DUF3017 domain-containing protein has translation MNHPEQQAEETVRDAISAPDAEGKPRRTTRRFPLFTKDTARPEGGGRAAPGDAPAPARQWPILAVLGLVALGLLLTALDAFRYGTLLIGIALVAGSVLRWFLPDVGMLAVRSRFTDIVTYGLLGTAIVLLAMMVQPNPWLQIPFLKDTLHFTVSSG, from the coding sequence GTGAACCACCCCGAGCAGCAGGCGGAGGAGACCGTTCGCGACGCGATCAGCGCCCCGGACGCCGAGGGGAAGCCGCGCCGCACGACCCGCCGCTTCCCGCTGTTCACGAAGGACACCGCGCGCCCCGAGGGCGGCGGCCGGGCCGCCCCGGGTGACGCCCCCGCGCCCGCCCGGCAGTGGCCGATCCTCGCCGTCCTCGGCCTGGTCGCGCTCGGTCTGCTGCTGACCGCGCTCGACGCCTTCCGCTACGGCACCCTGCTGATCGGCATCGCCCTGGTGGCAGGCTCCGTGCTGCGCTGGTTCCTGCCCGACGTCGGCATGCTCGCCGTGCGCTCCCGCTTCACGGACATCGTCACCTACGGCCTGCTGGGCACGGCGATCGTCCTGCTGGCGATGATGGTGCAGCCGAACCCGTGGCTGCAGATCCCGTTCCTGAAGGACACGCTGCACTTCACCGTGAGCAGCGGCTAG
- a CDS encoding helix-turn-helix transcriptional regulator, with amino-acid sequence MGGWQPLAEDLPPEVRHFVEQLRLLKDRTGLSLVSLGARTAYSKSSWHRYLNATQPPPRQAVLALCRIAGLADADAERFAVRWELAVKAWPRPARPAGGESATEYEDDPTLPWWDTPEQDSGRRPGAWPLLYAALLLLLMLLVLAVGAVLLG; translated from the coding sequence ATGGGCGGCTGGCAGCCGCTGGCGGAGGATCTGCCGCCGGAGGTGCGGCACTTCGTGGAGCAGCTGCGGCTCCTCAAGGACCGTACGGGGCTCAGCCTCGTCTCCCTCGGCGCCCGCACCGCGTACAGCAAGTCCTCCTGGCACCGCTACCTCAACGCCACCCAGCCCCCGCCCCGGCAGGCGGTCCTCGCCCTGTGCCGGATCGCGGGCCTGGCCGACGCGGATGCCGAACGCTTCGCCGTGCGCTGGGAACTGGCCGTCAAGGCCTGGCCGCGCCCGGCGAGACCCGCCGGTGGGGAGAGCGCGACCGAGTACGAGGACGACCCCACCCTGCCGTGGTGGGACACCCCCGAACAGGACAGCGGCCGCAGACCCGGCGCCTGGCCGCTGCTCTACGCCGCGCTGCTGCTCCTCCTCATGCTGCTGGTCCTCGCCGTGGGTGCCGTCCTCCTCGGGTGA
- a CDS encoding DUF2690 domain-containing protein, translating to MPRWRALPDELDPQVREFASQLRRLVDRSGLSIASVADRTGYSKTSWERYLNGRLLAPKGAIVALAEVTGTNPIHLTTMWELAERAWSRSEMRHDMTMEAIRISQARAALGEFGAPPANAKGSRTARRSGSATATPGIAGPAGVAPTVPPQPRAPDAQDSAGTSPAAPVDSPAPSPARSPAPPAGSSSGANSWGVAGYRGPAQSAARTPGAATPKPTPAPGPVADGPGWTPGTPSPFGEPPQGPPPAGNSSTGGGRRRLTMFLAGAVGVLVVIAAVFYLTDNGSDKKNEGGGSPSPSVSAQTNLPPGVKCSGASCTGKDAEAMGCTKDTAAVTTAKTAVVGTVTVEVRYSKTCGAAWGRITQAVQGDSVQVTAGGARQDDSITAAGDNIAYTPMVAVKDAGEAKACATLASGQKGCTQ from the coding sequence ATGCCTCGTTGGAGGGCCTTGCCGGACGAACTCGATCCACAGGTCAGGGAGTTCGCGAGCCAGCTGCGCCGGCTCGTGGACCGCAGCGGCCTGAGTATCGCGTCGGTGGCCGACCGTACGGGCTACAGCAAGACGTCCTGGGAGCGGTATCTGAACGGCCGGCTGCTCGCGCCCAAGGGCGCGATCGTGGCGCTGGCGGAGGTCACGGGTACCAACCCGATTCATCTGACGACCATGTGGGAGCTCGCCGAGCGTGCCTGGAGCCGTTCGGAGATGCGTCACGACATGACCATGGAGGCCATCCGGATATCCCAGGCGCGCGCCGCGCTCGGTGAGTTCGGGGCGCCGCCCGCCAACGCCAAGGGGAGCAGGACGGCCCGCAGGTCCGGCAGCGCGACGGCGACGCCGGGGATCGCGGGCCCGGCCGGGGTGGCACCGACGGTGCCGCCGCAGCCGAGGGCGCCGGACGCACAGGACTCGGCGGGTACCTCTCCCGCCGCTCCCGTCGACTCTCCGGCCCCCTCTCCCGCCCGTTCCCCGGCTCCTCCCGCGGGGAGTTCCTCCGGCGCGAACTCGTGGGGGGTGGCCGGATACCGGGGCCCCGCGCAGTCCGCCGCGCGCACTCCCGGAGCCGCGACACCGAAGCCGACACCGGCGCCGGGCCCGGTGGCCGACGGTCCGGGCTGGACGCCGGGGACGCCGAGCCCGTTCGGCGAGCCGCCGCAGGGCCCGCCGCCCGCTGGGAACTCCTCCACCGGCGGGGGCAGGCGCAGGCTGACGATGTTCCTCGCGGGTGCCGTGGGCGTGCTGGTTGTGATCGCGGCGGTGTTCTACCTGACCGACAACGGCTCGGACAAGAAGAACGAGGGCGGCGGCTCGCCGTCGCCGTCCGTCAGCGCACAGACCAACCTGCCGCCCGGCGTGAAGTGCAGCGGCGCCTCCTGCACCGGCAAGGACGCCGAGGCCATGGGCTGCACCAAGGACACCGCCGCGGTGACCACCGCCAAGACCGCCGTCGTCGGCACGGTCACGGTCGAGGTGCGGTACAGCAAGACGTGCGGTGCGGCCTGGGGTCGTATCACCCAGGCCGTTCAGGGGGACTCCGTCCAGGTGACCGCGGGCGGTGCCAGGCAGGACGACAGCATCACCGCGGCGGGGGACAACATCGCCTACACGCCGATGGTCGCCGTGAAGGACGCGGGCGAGGCGAAGGCGTGCGCGACGCTGGCTTCCGGTCAGAAGGGCTGCACGCAGTAG
- a CDS encoding malate dehydrogenase gives MTRTPVNVTVTGAAGQIGYALLFRIASGQLLGADVPVKLRLLEITPALKAAEGTAMELDDCAFPLLQGIDITDDPNVAFDGTNVGLLVGARPRTKGMERGDLLQANGGIFKPQGKAINDNAADDVKILVVGNPANTNALIAQAAAPDVPAERFTAMTRLDHNRALTQLAKKTGSSVADIKRLTIWGNHSATQYPDVFHATVAGKNAAETVNDEKWLAEEFIPTVAKRGAAIIEARGASSAASAANAAIDHVYTWVNGTADGDWTSMGIPSDGSYGVPEGLISSFPVTTKDGRYEIVQGLDVNEFSRARIDASVKELEEEREAVRGLGLI, from the coding sequence ATGACCCGCACTCCCGTGAACGTCACCGTCACCGGCGCGGCCGGCCAGATCGGTTACGCCCTGCTCTTCCGCATCGCCTCCGGCCAGCTGCTCGGCGCGGACGTGCCGGTCAAGCTGCGCCTGCTGGAGATCACGCCCGCGCTGAAGGCCGCCGAGGGCACCGCGATGGAGCTCGACGACTGCGCCTTCCCGCTGCTCCAGGGCATCGACATCACGGACGACCCGAACGTCGCCTTCGACGGCACCAACGTCGGCCTGCTCGTCGGCGCCCGCCCCCGCACCAAGGGCATGGAGCGCGGTGACCTCCTGCAGGCCAACGGCGGCATCTTCAAGCCGCAGGGCAAGGCAATCAACGACAACGCCGCGGACGACGTCAAGATCCTGGTCGTGGGCAACCCGGCCAACACCAACGCGCTGATCGCCCAGGCCGCGGCCCCGGACGTACCGGCCGAGCGCTTCACCGCGATGACCCGCCTCGACCACAACCGCGCGCTGACCCAGCTCGCGAAGAAGACGGGCTCCTCGGTCGCCGACATCAAGCGCCTGACCATCTGGGGCAACCACTCCGCCACCCAGTACCCCGACGTCTTCCACGCCACGGTCGCCGGCAAGAACGCCGCCGAGACCGTGAACGACGAGAAGTGGCTGGCCGAGGAGTTCATCCCGACCGTCGCCAAGCGCGGTGCCGCGATCATCGAGGCCCGTGGCGCGTCCTCCGCCGCGTCCGCCGCCAACGCCGCCATCGACCACGTGTACACCTGGGTCAACGGCACCGCGGACGGCGACTGGACCTCCATGGGTATCCCGTCGGACGGCTCCTACGGCGTCCCCGAGGGTCTGATCTCCTCGTTCCCGGTCACCACCAAGGACGGCCGGTACGAGATCGTCCAGGGCCTGGACGTCAACGAGTTCTCGCGCGCCCGCATCGACGCCTCCGTGAAGGAGCTCGAGGAGGAGCGCGAGGCGGTCCGCGGTCTCGGCCTCATCTGA
- a CDS encoding helix-turn-helix domain-containing GNAT family N-acetyltransferase, with protein MEPVTVEPGTLEPVSAQDVAALRRFNRYFTRRIGALDDHYLGQDRPLGEARLLFEIAESRGRISLRELRETLGLDAGYLSRMVKALEAQGLVRVGVHPDDNRLRMIEPTPAGRAEVHEQNRRADALAAGLLDALSPGRRVQLIEAMATAQRLLRLAGITVEHADGASPDARACLDAYAADIDERFPEGFDKSDLVEPQEVSGDAGAFFVAYEEGRPVGCGALRRLKPGVGEIRHVWVHREARRLGLARRILDALEGAAAARGLTVVRLDTHATLTEAQAMYRASGYTEIPAYVDHVYAAHWFEKRLGPTS; from the coding sequence ATGGAGCCCGTGACGGTGGAGCCAGGGACGTTGGAGCCGGTGTCGGCACAGGACGTGGCGGCCCTCCGCCGCTTCAACCGCTACTTCACGCGCCGTATCGGGGCGCTCGACGACCACTACCTCGGCCAGGACCGCCCGCTCGGCGAGGCCCGGCTGCTGTTCGAGATCGCCGAGAGCCGGGGCCGGATCTCCCTGCGCGAGCTGCGCGAGACCCTGGGACTCGACGCCGGATATCTGAGCCGGATGGTGAAGGCGCTGGAGGCGCAGGGGCTGGTCCGGGTCGGCGTCCACCCGGACGACAACCGGCTGCGCATGATCGAGCCCACCCCCGCCGGACGCGCCGAGGTCCATGAGCAGAACCGCCGGGCCGACGCGCTCGCGGCCGGGCTCCTGGACGCCCTGAGCCCCGGCCGGCGCGTGCAGCTCATCGAGGCGATGGCCACAGCACAGCGCCTGCTGCGCCTGGCCGGCATCACCGTCGAGCACGCCGACGGCGCCTCCCCGGACGCCCGCGCCTGCCTGGACGCGTACGCCGCCGACATCGACGAACGTTTCCCGGAGGGCTTCGACAAGTCCGACCTGGTGGAGCCGCAGGAGGTGTCGGGGGACGCGGGCGCGTTCTTCGTCGCGTACGAGGAAGGCCGGCCGGTGGGCTGTGGCGCGCTGCGCCGGCTGAAGCCGGGGGTGGGCGAGATCCGGCACGTGTGGGTGCACCGGGAGGCACGGCGGCTCGGCCTCGCACGGCGGATCCTCGACGCCCTGGAGGGTGCGGCCGCGGCCCGTGGCCTCACCGTCGTACGACTCGACACGCATGCCACCCTCACCGAGGCGCAGGCCATGTACCGGGCGTCCGGGTACACGGAGATCCCGGCGTACGTGGACCACGTCTACGCCGCCCACTGGTTCGAGAAGCGACTGGGACCGACCTCCTGA